The genome window AAATACTGCCATAATTAATTAATCCTCATGTATATGAGCATAATTCTATGGACATTCTGATAAGCTTATATCTTGTAAGCCCCTTTGCCTTctgattgttattattattattgttataggaCAAATACATGTTGTATGTAGGGTACCATTCGATAGGATGGTTGGCTTTCatatagcctgagtgccagtctgtttgtgctatcatgacaacttgtcactcattgtcataTCAAACATGTTTGGTTTGACAGTGACAGCagtggagttggcaagagcacaaataGATCTAGGACAGAATAGTCTTGACAGTATGGTAGAGGTTCAGAGACAATGAAAATAAGTGTAATTTGAAACAGTTTGTTTCATTAGTCATGTTTTTGTCCCCTCCTCGCAGCCCTATACTGAGAAGAATTCCAGACATCACCAAAAACACCATGAGTAATTCAGAACAGCTCTTAAGCATAAATGATCACGACTTCACAATGAGGCCGGGCTTTGGAGGTGAGGTTTTTTAACAGTGCTTTATTGCGAGCCGTACAAAtctatcattatcatcatcatcatcctactGTACAGTTCACCGATGTTTTCTGACATACTTTCAGTTCTTAATCATGATTTATCATTAAGTCGTTGTTAAATCATGCATTGACGTCAATGACAGATTTTCTGAAAAGTTACAGCTGTTTTACTCAAGTGAAGATATAGGCCTTTATCAGTTCTCGTAAGCGGATATTGGAAGCGGCTGTACACGATGTCTCGTGCtgcagtgtgccttgaattgatGAGATAACCAACTGGGATTATGTCTGCTGTGATTAATTGCAAAGTAGTAGCACTAGTCTGGAGCTCAGGGTTTCAATAACCCTTCTCTGACTTCTCTAATCTGAAGCCTTCTTGGGACCCAAATCCAGCTACTGCTTACTGATGGATTCATCCCAAAACACCAATAAAAGGGGATAAATTGGGTTGTAATTTAATTCCAAAAATGATTAAGATTCCAGAATAATCTATAAAGACAGTGAATTGTAACAGACGTAAACATAAAAAATGCAGGGTAATAATTCTGCTGTGGTGTTTAAAGCCAGTGAATAGTTGATGTGTGATTGCTCCATATATGACATATTTTACAGCATACTGACTCAACCACGTATTAACGATATAGATGCAATATATCCGATATCATCTTGTGTGAATCTGCACTTAAGCATGCAACAACAGTGCCGCATAATTTTGTACTAAGAGGCAATGTAGGCTCTTATAACTGAGTCGTATCTTTGACTGTTTTACATTGTGGTTAtacgtacatacagtaccagtcaaatgtttggacacctactcatactcaagggtttttctctattttttactattttctacattgtacaataatagtgaagacatcaaaactatgaaatgacacatatggaatcatgtcgtaaccaaaaaaagtgttaaacaaatccaaatatattttatatttgagattcttcaaagtatccaccctttgtcttgatgacagctttgcgcactcttggcattctctcaaccagcttcacctggaatgcttttccaacagtcttgaaggcgttcccacacatgctaagcacttgttggctgcttttctttcactctgcggtacagattatcccaaaccatctcaattgggttgaggttgggtgattgtggaggccaggtcatctgatgcagcactccgtcactcttcttggtaaaatagcccttacccagcctggaggtgtgttgggtcattgtcctgttgaaaaacaaatgatcatctgctttgcacttagtgggactgagtattgctacagaatgctgtggtagccatgctggttaagtgtgccttgaattctaaataaataattgacagtgtcaccggcatagcaccacctcctccatgcttcatggtgggaaccacacatgcggatatcatccgctcacctactctgcatctcacaaagacacggcggtgttacgcacgcctctcggaagagggaacgcaacaccctgctacaactcaactctccgtggtgtgaaagaggtatgggtctgtaggtgtgagtaaggatgacaaaaggcagagaatTACCGTTAACAAGGAATTTATTCCGTTGCACGGtaagtttggggaaaaggggctggacggaaccaaagcaaagaaagtaaatatcaaagccccctctcctaccttacctgcctacccactacttacctaactagcaccacctggtgcactaaccaaaatacaggggatggtccgcccaggtctttcctagtgtgcatagacagtaaactactacgggtaatgtatgcacgcaggcctcttgcctaagcactccctaggtgccttcccccctgggaacaaatgaaacacaaATGTAAGTAAGCAATTCCAATAatcaaaaccacacacacacacacacacacacacacacacacacacacacacacacacacacacacacacacacacacacacacacacacacacacacacacacacacacacacacacacacacacacacacacacacacacacacacacacacacaatacttaaGAAAACTCTGAACAACACAGAATTAGCCATCAGCCTTCTCTCTCAGCAATCATCTCTCCTCTGAGGAACAGAACGCTGGCTTATAAAGCTTCAGAAGGAGTTGTtaatgggatacagctgtatCCTGACGAGGGGGCGTGGTCAGCTCTCCAATTAGCAATGGGGgccaaccaatcagctgcttgtagagaatttcaggaatccatttcctgaaatacatacatgaaaatacacaaaccacaacacagaaactggggaacgtaacaggcggttggaaccaaaaatgccaaatttggactccagaccaaaggacagatttccaccggtctaatgtccattgctcgtgtttcttggcccagcaagtctctttttcttgttggtctcctttagttgtggtttctttgcagaaattcgaccatgaaggcctgattcacacagtctcctctgaacaattgatttTGAATGTGTCTGTAACTtcaactttgtgaagcatttatttgggctgcaatttctgaggctggtaactctaatgaacttatcctctgcagcagaggtaactctgggtcttccacccctgtggcggtcctcatgagagccagtttcatcatagcgcttgatggtttttgcaactgcacttgaagaaactttcaaagttcttgaaatgttccttattgactgaccttcatgttttaaatgaatgatggactgtcgtttctctttgcttatttgagctgttcttgccataatatggacttcatcttttaccaaatagggctatcttctttatactacccctaccttgtcagaacacaactgattggctcaaacgcattaagaaggaaagaaattccacaaattaacttttaacaagccacacctgttaattgaaatgcattccaggtggctacctcatgaagctggttgagagaatgccaagagcgtacaaagctgtcatcaaggcaaagggtggctactttgaagaatctcaaatataaaatatatttggatttgtttatcactttttttggttactacatgattccatatgtgttatttcatagttttgatgtcttcactattattgtacaatgtggaaaatagtaaaacataaagaaaaacccttgaatgagtaggtgtccaaacttttgactggtgttgtatatactgtatgtagagaTATGAATGATATGTTGTATTGCTAGCTCATCGGATACACAAACAAAATTAGTGGTTCCTTTTGGATATGGTTAAGGGAAATGACGACAGTTGCTTCTTTCAGCTGTCTGCAATATGACATTTCAACCCAGGGCAGCAGATGATAAAATGCGCACACTAAATATGCTGAAGAGCATTCtgctattttttttattacatttttggaaCACTGTAGCCTAATTGTGTTTTTTTGCAGGGCTCTGGATGAAAGGGACTTGAGGAGAAAAAGCTAATTGTTTTTAATAGAATTGTCTAGATAAACATGACCCTTAAATACAGCTTCATAATCCAGACAGTTTAGTATTACAGCATTTTTTGAAGTATAATTTTAAATAGCCATTGACCTTTTGTTTTTGTCTGTATTTAATTATGTACCGTCAAGATTACCCCTACTCCGATAATTAACTATATAAGTTATTTAAGGAAACGAGTTACCTAAATGTTAACATATCTGATTGGTTTTGTTATAGTGCTGTCAAATATATCTTTTTTATCAAGTTAGTCGCAGGATTTGCTGTGATTAATCGCGATTTCTGTGATTAATTGTGATTTCAGAAATGTGCTAAAATTGAACTGTAATTTAGGATTTTTTATAAACATAAGAATATTGACATCTTGATTTTGTTCAAAGTAACAGGAGGGAAGCAAAATCTGGTAAATTGATAAAGCACACTTTCTTTAACCTCAATCTTAACTTGTTTTGACATCGCATTGTTGTTTTTTTAGCTGTATAGATTTATGTATTTGGGATGTTTTCAGTTTATTTTGAACACTGTTTTTTAAATGAGTGCCCGACATTGGACCTCAAATTAACGGATTAACTGTGACAGCCCAATGGAATTTGTTTACTTATGTGTTTCCTTTGAATTAAGTTAAGATTTGAGTTGTGTATATTTGCAGGACCTGCTGTTCCAGTTGGAGTTGATGTTCAGGTAGAAAGTCTGGACACGATCTCAGAAGTTGACATGGTAAGTGGTTCAATACTTTCTGTGAGCTGTGATATAAAGCATCCAAGATGCATAGGTCATCCATGATTTGATGATTTGGAAAGAAGAAGGCAAGACAATATGTGATGGCTCTGTTGAAATACTAGCATTGTCTTGCTCTGTGTTTCAGGACTTCACCATGACCCTGTATATTAGACACTACTGGAAAGACGAGCGCCTCTCTTTCCACAGCACCACCAATAAGAGCATGACCTTTGACGGGCGCCTGGTCAAGAAGATCTGGGTGCCAGACATGTTCTTTGTCCACTCCAAGAAGTCTTTCACACATGACACCACCACAGATAATGTCATGCTGAGAGTCTACCCTGATGGCAAGGTGCTCTACAGCCAAAGGTAACTCACCTGGTCAGAGTCCAACTTTAGTTTTGTTTTCAGTTTAAAGCATACTGGTGTAATGGAAGAGGTTTAGTGAAACATACTTCTCtgatgatgagtaaccttgcctgagactgGAAGACTTGACAATAAtggattggatttatatagcaTCTTTCTACCTACTGAGGTACTCAAAGCGCTTTACATagtatgggagaaactcccctcaTCCAGGGGCTGCTCtaaccttttgggggccctaagcaagatttggttAGGGGACCCCTCCCCTACATTTTACATACAGGAGCAATTACAGTAGGGTTAAGTGCCTCAatcaagggcacatagacagattATTCACCTAGTGtactcagggattcaaaccagaaacatttcagttactggcccaacgctcttaaccgctagccTACTTGccgcccatagggctctggtcaaaagtagtacaatTAATAGTTTTCCAACTCGcgaaaaatacattttactggGCCCCCTCTTGACAGTGGAGAGAAATATTTTCgatttaaagttaatttcttgcaattctacacattttgccattgggtggagagaacattttgcagttttattgctaatttcctgcaatttccTGTAATTACTCATGCCATGCTAACATgatctgagtgagaatgacaaACAAAGTCAATGGGGGCTCCCTGGAGATCAGGGCCCCTTGGCATGTGCCCTGCGTGCCTGTTTGGTATTTGGTCATGACAGCTGGCTAGACTAAATACCGATCTAACAATTGTTAGATGACATGGCCTGAGGGACTGTAAGTGACAGACATAATAAGAGAAAAAGTAATTATGCacacattttgaaattgcacctgctttattctactattcttactcccaatagtaagttgagaccccactGAGTTCCtaaattttttaaatgtttttggtcAGGCCCGGTAGTGGCCAGGGGCTCTAAGCAaccgcttatgtcgcttatgccaggaaccagccctgacctcatccaccACCAAGGCTTTAGCTAAGCAGATACCCTTGGGAACTGTAGTGAGAACAGTAGCTTGTTACGTAAAATTAATCCAGAAAAAGCCAACAAATGATGGGTGAAATCTAGTTTGCTAGGTCTGATCACTATTTGGAATGGAATCAACTGAAGAGAAGTGTGTGGTGTTGTAAACACTAGTCTTTGCCAACTGGCAATTTACCACCAAAGTGAATTCATTACGCAAATCACATAGCTGCCAGATGAGGCAGGCTAAATTTAAACCTTccattcttcttttttttattacCCATGAGCAATTTGCAAATGAAAAAGTGCTGTCATGCTGTTATTGTGGGATCTATATCCTGGCCAAGTGTGTCTATATATTTAACTTGACCAAATAGACATGCAGTTTGTATCAACACATCATCATTTAATGAATGTAGTGATAAACTGTTTGTCAGTAAAGTATAGGCAAGCTGCAGGCAAAAAGTGAGTTTGTCATCTTAGTGAGTAATCAGAATGCTGGATCCAAGAGAGACACTGAATTTGTAATCCACAGTTGGTCCATTTGAGAGTTTAGTCAGCAAGAGCCAGTATCAAGATGTCTGTGTCAGTAGCGCCCTCTGCTGGCAGTCAAAACGCACTGCATACAGTCTTCTTGACACCTGTGGACACGGATAGTCATTAACACTTCCATCACTGGTGGAGTCAGCGATAATGCTCCCAAAACTCTGGTTTTGGGACTGTGAAGTCTGCCCTGGTAGACACACAGGCCGTCTGTAATCCCAATCTTGCGGTGGATTATAGGATTTCTCTGTCATTACGGATGTATAGGATTTGCGGAGGGACAGGGTGGTGTGTGTTCTACTTTAGATACAATGCAGGCTCATCATTAGGGTTAATCTCTCCGGGGGTTGGAACCAGAGAtttgacagacagaaacagattgGGAAGGGGATTAACTACCTGTTTACTATACGTGGACCTCCCTCCCAGAGGATCCCGTGTAGCAGCGGGTCTCTTCTATACTGAGCTGGATTATCTCCGCTATTTTCATGCATTCATCCCTGCCCTGGGGGCTCCAAATCTCCTCAAACAACTGactctgtgtgtactgtatgtgtctgaaaTATGATATACAACAACACATATTCACCCCCAGCCCCAACCTATTTGTCGTTGTATTATTGTATCTACATTACTCAGTGTATTTCTTGACCTATAGGACAGTCCTTCCAGGATTCTGCGATCTGAAcagtattattattttattattataatttgaaCAATTCCCGCATATTATGTTTGACCAATCACTGCACTAGTTCTGCATAAAATGGTCAAATCATCGCAATATTAGCGCATACAACTGAACCATCACTGCAGTACAAAAAGAGGGATcgcaatttcaaccaatcaccGCACATTTACCCCATAATATGGTTCAATCAAACCACACGTCAACAAACTTTTTCCTTTGTCAGCGCATTTTCATGACAAATTGGACAAAATCATTTAATTTTGCCATGCAAAATGTCAGCATTGCTGCAGCAAAATCAAGCATTTTTGTCTGCAAAATATAcatgttttttcctgtgaaaaCCTGAAGAACTCATcttagcctgagtgccagtctgtttgtgctaaaatgtcaactccttgtcactcattgtcatggCAAAcattggcttgacaatgacagcaatAGCGCTggcaaaagcacaaacagatctggggccaGGCTGTACTCAGctgtctgtgttgtgttctcATGCAGGGTGACAGTGACATCAATGTGCAGCATGGACTTGAGTCGCTTCCCTCTGGACACACAGACCTGCTCCCTGGAGATCGAGAGCTGTGAGTCTCTGCTCTGATGACGTCACTTCCccttttgactctctctctctctctgctgtcacattcaaatatataatataatgcaCCTGTTCATAGACTCTGTTTCAAGTGGTGGACACTGAACAGCATGCCCCTTTCTTTTCAGATGCGTACACGGATGACGATCTGATGCTCTACTGGAAGAAAGGGAACAATTCCCTGAGCACTGATGAAAATATCTCCCTCTCCCAGTTCCTCATCCAGGAGTTCCAAACCACCACAAAACTAGCCTTCTACAGCAGCACAGGTACAGCACTGAAGGCTGAAACAGCACATGCTGTTCACTGTGATTTATCAAGGTTGGGTTCCTGTTATGCTAATACAATGCATCGTATATAACATATGTAATAACGTTATCCTCTTCCCTCCAGGCTGGTACAACCGTCTGTACATCACCTTCACCCTGCGACGCCACATCTTCTTCTTCCTGCTCCAGACCTACTTCCCTGCCACTCTGATGGTCATGTTGTCCTGGGTGTCCTTCTGGATCGACCGCCGGGCCGTACCGGCCAGGGTTCCTCTGGGTGAGTTAGCCACTAGTAGTCCCAAGATTTTAGTCAACGCTTGTTCGAAGCTTTTTATGATTCTGTCTTCGACAGTGTTCCATTTTTCGTTCTCACAAAGCCTAAACACCACTGATATTCTGCCTTCAGTAGTATATCCTGCTGTGTCCCTAAGTTTCAATGTTTCTGATCAGACGTTGTGTATGGTACTGTGCTCCAGGTATCACCACGGTGCTCACCATGTCCACCATCATCACTGGAGTCAACGCCTCCATGCCCAGGGTTTCCTACATCAAAGCTGTGGATATTTACCTCTGGGTCAgttttgtgtttgttttcctATCGGTGATAGAGTATGCTGCAGTGAACTACCTGTCTACGGTGCAAGAACGGAAGGAAAAAAAGCTACGGGAAAGGGTAAGTGCCATCTTAACAATCCGTGGATCCAAAGTGCCCGTTTCTCAGTCTGTAAAATATGCTCTGGGAAAAGTTTACCATTTAAAATTCCTCTGGAAAAAAGTGTAGGCtagatgtatacagtatgtgcttGTCGGATGGAAAATGTGGGTACCGTAGCTCGGGATCAAACCcaatctctgtgtctgtctgcagctGCCCTGCACCTGTGGCATGACCCACCCGGGCATGATGGGTAGCTACAGCGAGGAGGACGTCAACAACACGGGGAACTATGACTGTATGCTTGAGGAGAACGGCACTATGAAGCAGCAGAGGATGATGGTCCATCTGGACATTGAGGAAAACAACCAAATCACAGGACATGTGGGCTCCAGTGCGTACAGCAGCATGTGGGTCGACACCCACGCCATAGACAAGTACTCCCGGGTCATCTTTCCTGGGTCGTATACTCTGTTTAACATCATCTACTGGTCCTGCTACCTCTAAAGATGCATAGAATGGAGGTAGTTTTCCAGATATAGAACCTTCAAAATACAGAAAGTGTCACAGTATGTTGCAAAACTCTTTATACTGTGAGACTTTCTGTGTTTTGAAAGTTCTAGATTCTGAAAatgtgattgctgacatgcaaaacattttgggactgtatcaacagtggactaatgcaaacaccaaaatatagtttttgagtGGTATTTTCCTTTAAGTGAGGGAACAAAGCTATACCAAATAATTTCTGTAACAATAAGTACATTATTGTGCAGTTTAAATGAGAGAAGCATCCAGAATTGCATGTCTAGGCAACtttgtaaaatgtaaatgcaatgtCTATGAAAACAGTGTCCAAATGGTTATTTCAAACTGTGCTATACAATTTCAGGGTATCATTTTGTGTATTTTGGTTTCAAATGGACCATTACACCTATTTGAATTGTGTTCCCCCTTTTCTGGATATGCTTGAATATGTATTGAATAACAGTACTTGTACAGTGTTTTAGCATGAATCTGTTAACTGGTTAAAAATTATTCCATGCATTTCTTTCAGTTTCTGCACACCCTTCACATTTATTTTAGTGTTTGATTCAACATGTGGGACAGGTTATTGATATTTTAATTTTGTCATTGATTTAAATGTTTTCTTCTAATGGCTGTTTGTGAATTCTGTACATTATTCTTACATTTAGTTAATAGGCTACATATTTCTTGCTTTAACCGCCCAGATATGATGATGACAGTTTAATTCACGTGAAATGAAATCTACTGGACTAACAGATTGACGAAGACCCCAAATATTATTATCAGTAGACTTTTGTCAGATTTATTATTACATTTCCTGAATGGAGATATAAAATGTTAAGGTTACTTGCGTAACCCCGGTTCTATGCTAATATGAGTGAGATGGGATTCACGGCTCTATGGGCTCGAAGAACCAATCACGCAACATCTGTTGGAGACAGACTGGTCAAGTGGCGAATGAGGTGAGCCCctctccccctcaggaggttgaaaagatttggcatgggcactCAGATCATGAAAATGTTCCACAGCTACGCCGTTGAGAGCAACTTGACTGGCTGCAACACCACttgatatggcaactgcaccgcccttgactgcaaagcgctacagagggtggtgcggacgacCCAGTTCATTCAGGATCTCTATATCAGACGGTGTCAGAAGAAGCCCCCAAAAAATGACAAATACTTCAGCCCccaaagccatagactgttcactctgctaccctCCGGCAAACGGTACCAGAGCATCGGCTCTTGGACCAACAGGCttcgagacagcttctacccccaagccataagactgctaaatagttcattaaatggttacctggactatctgcattgatctgcatcttgcactgactctatgcacacctGGCTTCGGAGAGCATGTCAGATGTCTCACATTAGAATATAGCCTACTCCCGTATCGCAGAAATGCTCTCTGAATCCAGGGTAGTCCCAAGAACATCACCCCTCAGTGGCTTCAACAGTGAGGCAGTATACACCAACGAAGATGCAGTGACATCCATAAGGTAAAAACGTTATAAACATATGAGGTGTGGTCCAACATGCCATAACACAAATCTCCTTAAGGAAATGCCTTAAGACAGTGCCCAAGAGGTAGCCATACCTCTGGTGGAATGAgcccattttagtcatttagcagacgctcttatccagagggacttaaagttagtgcattcatctaaaGATAGCCAGGACTGTAACCCGGGCTGTAACCCTTGCAATAATTtcttttagggggtagatcagctttaatatcgcAGATACAAAATAATATACAAATAAAAACCTTGATATTATATTCTCCAATAAAATAGCCTCCACTATCCAAATGGGGGACAGCCCTTGCAGGGAGGCGCCCAAAAGTCACAGAGGTCATTGTCATTCTAGCGCAATACTCTCCCTTCATCCAAGCAAATGCGCAAATTGCATACTGGACATAAACGGTGGAGATGCTATTTTTCCGTAGAAGTGCAGGGCGGCAGGTGGAAAGCCATTAACAAAATTTTAAGCGAGACAATTTTAATTGCCACTGACAATAGGCATAAAAGCGGGTTTGGGTAAGAATGTTACCCTTGATAACCCTGGGGCAAACTGTAGGCATGAATGGTGGACTGCGTGCAGCTCACTCACTTATTGTGCAGATGTAAGTGCAAAGATCAGCAAAGATGTCTTGAATGAGAGATATATCCAGCGGCTCAAAAGGTTGCTGTGAAATTGGCCCATGCACAAAAGAAAGATCCCAAGATGGGACTAAAGGCTTGGAGACTGGGCGTAAGCGATGCTCTCCTTTCATAACATAGGGTGTTTCCGTACTGTGTTGTCCTCGAAGCCTATATGACAGGCCGAGATAGCGGCTGAATAGACCTTAACAGTGAACTGTTTTTCGGCCACACCACCAAATGTATCCTCTCACAGGCCAGGTCCAGATGGCCATGGTTTCTTGGTGAGGGTGTAAAATCTCTCTGCCCACCTGGGTCGAAAGATCCCAGCGTAACAGTAGTTGTCAAGGCTTCAGAGCCTAACCAGAACTGCTAACCAGAGCCTCCCTGGCCATCGAGGAGCTAACAAGATGAGGGATAATACTTGTTCCCTCACTCTGCTTAGAGTGGGGAGTATCAAGCATAGAGGAGGAAAAGCGTAGAGAGTTACCCCTTTGCCAAGCGTGTGCCAGCGCGTCCAATCCCAGTGGTGTGTATCCTGCTATCGCCAAGAACAACAGACAACACGTCTTTGTGCTATGTGAAGAGATTTACGGCGGCTAGACCGTATCACTACCAGATCTGGTTCACCACCTAGGGATGGAGTCTACCCATAACAGGTTCCCTCTGGACAACAAGTAATGAGAGGAGTCATgtgtaatttttttaaacatttttgcagacgctcttatccagagtgacttacagtagtgaatgcatacatttcatacattttttttttgtactggcaccccgtgggaatcgaacccacaaccctggcgttgcacacaccatgctggcgttgcaaacaccatgctctaccaactgagccacaggtaaTGAGAGGAAGTGTGCCCTGCTACACAGTCTTGACAGCTAGTCTGTGTCAATGCAGAGAGCTAGTGACACCCTGGTGTGTTGATGTATGCCACTACAGTCGTATTGTCTGTCCTGACAAGGATATGGCAATATCAAAGGAAGAGCAAAAAGTTTATCAGTTCGAATAAAACACAGTCAGCAGTTTGAGGTATTTTATCGTGTGGCAGAGCTGTGGGGACCCTCGTGAACTTCACGCCACCCTGTTCACAATGACACTACACCTAGGGGAGTGCATGAGAAGAAGATCGAGGGGCTCTTCCAGTTACAGAGAGCTGAGAGACAGTCTGtgacagtggaggctcctcagaggaggaaggggaggaccatcctcctcagtgaatttcatttatttatttatttattttgtgtaacatttaaaaagttagcctttttagataaaacgatacaaaatatattcacaAATAATTGAttcaaacacactgttttgcaatgaaggtctacggtagcctcagcagcactctgtagggtagcaccatggtgtagcaggaggacagctagcttctgtcctcctccgGGTACATTAACTTCAATAGAAAACCTAGGCGGCTTATGGTTTTCAccctcttccatagacttacacagtaattatgacaacttatggaggacatcctccaacccaTCAGAGCTTTTGCAGCATGAagtgacatgttgtccacccaatcaaaaggtcagagaatgaatctagtataagctacagctagctagcactgcagtggataaaatgtggtgagtagtagactcaaagagagagaaagacaacagttttgaacaaattaatctCTTAAAAAAAGAAGTGCTCCA of Salmo trutta chromosome 1, fSalTru1.1, whole genome shotgun sequence contains these proteins:
- the LOC115194379 gene encoding gamma-aminobutyric acid receptor subunit rho-1-like, producing MLTDVLLLLLLASMVGASVRSVGPRGHVLQNYRKIRFKREVPLTVKGHRKVGSPILRRIPDITKNTMSNSEQLLSINDHDFTMRPGFGGPAVPVGVDVQVESLDTISEVDMDFTMTLYIRHYWKDERLSFHSTTNKSMTFDGRLVKKIWVPDMFFVHSKKSFTHDTTTDNVMLRVYPDGKVLYSQRVTVTSMCSMDLSRFPLDTQTCSLEIESYAYTDDDLMLYWKKGNNSLSTDENISLSQFLIQEFQTTTKLAFYSSTGWYNRLYITFTLRRHIFFFLLQTYFPATLMVMLSWVSFWIDRRAVPARVPLGITTVLTMSTIITGVNASMPRVSYIKAVDIYLWVSFVFVFLSVIEYAAVNYLSTVQERKEKKLRERLPCTCGMTHPGMMGSYSEEDVNNTGNYDCMLEENGTMKQQRMMVHLDIEENNQITGHVGSSAYSSMWVDTHAIDKYSRVIFPGSYTLFNIIYWSCYL